One window from the genome of Cryptomeria japonica chromosome 6, Sugi_1.0, whole genome shotgun sequence encodes:
- the LOC131029405 gene encoding F-box/kelch-repeat protein At4g39580 encodes MGCNESSLKPTSKIRHNFSRARGASSSKRPVKTSAAIAVVGSCKRPVQGFPDDNNKESKNSFGMNIICAEQECRLIGLEDDSEGEEEEDEDEEEVLKVGRNDVFSIPEEKQSKQNQNVGDTEDVLIPGLPNDLAQLCLMHVPFVKYDVSLRRVSKRWRKILSSEEFYATRSAFKINETFISFVVHGNRVQIFNLKEHTWFCLPPLPLDQTISTPERNINPYEWWWIETVAALQGTLFVMGGDQTTTYSCIRPTEPANTVHKYDYCKGQWIKVAPMQIPRSNSAAVASKKKILVAGGNEKMEEGASAEMYDPSTNCWSFVSRMHSAMKGCVGVEHRGMIYVKGTNLGIGSPIEGELYDPVKNLWIRMNPGLRRGLARGPIASANSQLFVADWKDSLLKMYVIENDSWEIVAGLPAKISRLVGHRDKLYGLTGKIKIDPYNHLVISDSPDGVWQLDLDNKSGFDRKDWLDSVMRRNCVQEFDWKREDNREVGKLELRMDSNYLKARIELASSRRGTNTNVRWNMSHNLRGEADIGSELLGMSASTSNSGFVSNMQHEEFNQVYIWKCIWREPKQTLKTGSLAWVPSSAHCALLED; translated from the exons ATGGGATGCAATGAAAGCTCCCTCAAACCCACCTCTAAAATTAGGCACAATTTCTCCAGAGCTAGAGGTGCTTCTTCATCCAAACGCCCTGTAAAAACTTCTGCAGCCATTGCTGTTGTAGGAAGCTGTAAGCGCCCAGTCCAGGGGTTTCCTGATGATAATAACAAGGAAAGCAAAAATAGTTTTGGTATGAATATTATATGCGCCGAACAAGAATGCCGGCTTATCGGATTGGAGGATGATTCGGAAGGAGAGGAAGAGGAGGACGAGGACGAGGAGGAGGTGTTGAAGGTTGGAAGAAATGACGTATTTTCTATTCCTGAAGAAAAACAATCAAAGCAAAATCAAAATGTGGGAGATACAGAAGATGTTCTTATTCCAG GCTTACCGAATGATTTGGCACAGTTATGCTTGATGCATGTCCCCTTTGTTAAATATGACGTGTCTTTAAGGCGTGTCTCAAAACGCTGGAGAAAAATACTCTCATCAGAGGAATTTTATGCTACTAGGTCTGCATTTAAAATCAACGAAACTTTTATTTCATTTGTAGTGCATGGCAACAGAGTTCAGATCTTCAATTTGAAGGAGCACACATGGTTTTGCCTTCCTCCTCTGCCTTTGGATCAAACAATTTCTACTCCGGAACGGAACATTAATCCTTATGAATGGTGGTGGATTGAGACAGTTGCTGCCTTACAGGGAACACTTTTTGTAATGGGAGGTGATCAAACAACTACATACAGTTGCATTCGTCCTACTGAACCTGCAAACACTGTACATAAATATGATTACTGCAAGGGTCAATGGATTAAAGTAGCTCCAATGCAGATTCCCCGTTCTAACTCAGCAGCTGTAGCTTCAAAGAAAAAGATTCTTGTTGCTGGAGGTAATGAAAAAATGGAAGAAGGTGCTTCTGCTGAAATGTATGATCCATCTACAAATTGCTGGAGTTTTGTTTCAAGAATGCATTCTGCCATGAAAGGTTGTGTTGGTGTGGAACATAGAGGTATGATTTATGTTAAGGGTACAAATCTGGGCATAGGAAGTCCAATTGAAGGGGAACTATATGATCCTGTAAAAAACTTATGGATTCGAATGAACCCTGGTCTTCGTCGAGGGCTTGCTCGAGGTCCAATTGCTTCTGCTAACTCTCAGCTTTTTGTTGCAGACTGGAAGGATTCACTGCTCAAAATGTATGTAATTGAGAACGATTCTTGGGAAATTGTTGCAGGTCTTCCAGCAAAAATAAGTCGACTTGTTGGACACAGAGATAAGCTTTATGGTCTCACAGGTAAGATTAAAATAGACCCATATAATCATCTTGTCATATCGGACAGTCCTGATGGGGTGTGGCAGCTTGATCTGGACAACAAAAGTGGATTTGATAGGAAAGATTGGCTTGATTCTGTTATGAGAAGAAATTGCGTACAAGAGTTTGATTGGAAGAGGGAAGATAATAGAGAGGTTGGAAAATTAGAATTGAGGATGGATTCAAATTACCTTAAGGCGAGAATAGAGCTTGCGAGTTCAAGAAGAGGGACCAATACAAACGTAAGATGGAATATGTCACATAATTTGAGAGGAGAAGCTGACATTGGGTCAGAACTTTTAGGCATGTCTGCCAGTACCAGCAATTCAGGATTTGTTAGTAACATGCAACATGAAGAATTCAACCAGGTATACATATGGAAGTGCATATGGAGAGAACCTAAACAGACACTGAAGACAGGTTCACTTGCCTGGGTGCCTAGCAGTGCTCATTGTGCTTTGCTTGAGGACTAA